A stretch of Kyrpidia spormannii DNA encodes these proteins:
- the mntR gene encoding transcriptional regulator MntR — MLTPSMEDYLETIYELMKEKGYARVSDIATILAVQPSSVTKMIQKLDEKNFVTYEKYRGLVLTPEGEQLGRNMKQRHRMLEDFLRLLGVGESTIRKDVEGIEHHISPSTMRSLQSLVLFFQEYPEYQRAFERFRRLQAGTAEDRSTENLKVMDE; from the coding sequence ATGCTAACACCCAGCATGGAAGACTATTTAGAAACCATCTATGAACTGATGAAGGAAAAAGGCTATGCCCGCGTATCGGATATTGCGACAATCCTCGCCGTGCAGCCTTCGTCCGTCACAAAGATGATTCAGAAATTGGACGAAAAGAATTTTGTGACGTATGAGAAATATCGCGGTCTGGTCCTGACCCCGGAAGGGGAACAGCTCGGTCGGAATATGAAACAGCGCCACCGGATGTTAGAGGACTTCCTGCGCCTGCTCGGGGTGGGGGAGAGCACGATTCGTAAAGATGTGGAAGGCATTGAACACCACATTAGCCCCAGCACCATGCGTTCCTTGCAGAGCCTCGTCCTGTTCTTTCAGGAGTATCCGGAATATCAACGAGCATTCGAACGCTTTCGCCGGTTACAGGCCGGAACGGCCGAAGATCGCTCCACAGAAAATCTAAAAGTGATGGATGAATGA
- the leuS gene encoding leucine--tRNA ligase — MSGVKEGYVVTEQQYVPAEIELKWQNLWEETGLYRTREDANRPHYYCLEMFPYPSGKLHMGHVRVYSIGDVVARVKRMQGYNVLHPMGWDAFGMPAENAAIQHGVHPRLWTYENIDHMRQQQKRLGVSYDWEREVTTCAPDYYKFTQWMFLLFYHRGLAYKKKAAVNWCPQCVTVLANEQVENGRCWRCGTEVTKRELEQWFLRITDYADRLLEDLDQLDRWPERVKVMQRNWIGRSTGAEVEFALEGRPETIRVFTTRPDTLLGVTYMVLAPEHPLVPALIEHSSERNRVEAFVEEMRKASEVERTAADGEKRGVFTGTYAIHPLTGDRVPIWVANYVLLDYGTGAVMGVPAHDERDFAFAKKYNLPIRVVIRPQDQELPTPPTEAYVEDGVLVNSGRWDGMHNREAIQAITAHLEEMGKGRFATSYRIRDWLISRQRYWGAPIPIVYCDHCGIVPVPEDQLPVRLPEDVSFEPGTVSPLATNEDFVQTTCPKCGGPGRRETDTMDTFMCSSWYYFRYTSPKETARPFDPEAVRKWLPVDDYIGGIEHAVLHLLYSRFFTKVLQDAGWVDFSEPFRHLLTQGMVIKEGAKMSKSKGNVVSPDDIINRYGADTARLFILFAAPPDRDLEWSDQGVEGSHRFLHRVWRLVNQNREVFHAPAGDQMAPAARELRRKTHATIKKVTEDFAERYTFNTGISAIMELVNAIYAYPAEADPFTKAAAIRTVLLLLAPAAPHICEELWSQIGGTGSVHQQPWPTYDPAELVTDEVEYAVQVNGKVRDHIVVSASAGEEEVRQTALGAEKIQEWTGGKRVVKVIVVPKKLVNIVVKG; from the coding sequence ATGAGTGGCGTCAAGGAGGGGTACGTCGTGACCGAACAACAGTATGTGCCGGCAGAGATCGAACTCAAGTGGCAGAATCTGTGGGAGGAGACCGGGCTGTATCGCACCCGGGAGGATGCAAACCGCCCGCATTACTATTGCCTGGAGATGTTTCCTTACCCCTCGGGCAAGTTGCACATGGGCCATGTTCGGGTTTACTCCATCGGCGATGTGGTGGCCCGGGTAAAACGGATGCAAGGGTACAATGTTCTTCATCCCATGGGGTGGGATGCTTTTGGCATGCCCGCGGAGAATGCGGCAATCCAGCACGGTGTCCATCCCCGGCTGTGGACCTACGAGAATATCGACCACATGCGGCAGCAGCAGAAACGCCTCGGGGTCAGCTACGACTGGGAGAGGGAAGTGACGACCTGCGCGCCGGATTACTACAAGTTCACCCAGTGGATGTTCTTGCTTTTCTATCACCGCGGGCTCGCCTATAAGAAAAAAGCGGCGGTAAACTGGTGTCCACAATGTGTCACTGTGCTGGCCAACGAACAGGTGGAGAATGGGCGATGCTGGCGTTGTGGCACAGAGGTCACAAAGCGAGAGCTGGAGCAGTGGTTTCTGAGGATTACCGATTATGCGGATCGGTTACTGGAGGATTTGGATCAGCTCGACCGCTGGCCGGAACGGGTTAAAGTGATGCAGCGCAACTGGATCGGACGCAGCACCGGCGCGGAAGTTGAGTTCGCGCTGGAAGGACGGCCGGAGACGATCCGCGTGTTCACCACCAGGCCGGACACGCTGCTCGGGGTGACGTACATGGTCCTCGCTCCCGAGCACCCTTTGGTGCCTGCGCTCATCGAACACTCGAGTGAGAGGAATCGGGTGGAGGCCTTCGTAGAGGAGATGCGCAAGGCTTCGGAGGTGGAACGCACCGCTGCGGATGGGGAAAAGCGCGGGGTTTTCACCGGCACTTATGCGATTCATCCCCTCACCGGGGACAGAGTGCCGATCTGGGTGGCGAATTATGTACTTCTCGATTACGGGACCGGCGCTGTGATGGGTGTGCCTGCCCACGACGAACGGGATTTTGCCTTCGCCAAAAAATACAACCTTCCGATCCGAGTCGTGATTCGACCGCAAGATCAAGAACTTCCCACGCCCCCTACCGAAGCCTATGTTGAAGACGGAGTTCTCGTAAACTCCGGTCGGTGGGACGGGATGCACAATCGCGAGGCGATTCAGGCCATCACCGCCCACCTGGAGGAGATGGGAAAAGGGCGCTTTGCCACCTCTTACCGCATCCGCGACTGGCTCATCTCCCGGCAACGCTACTGGGGAGCGCCGATTCCCATCGTGTACTGTGATCATTGCGGCATTGTGCCGGTGCCTGAAGATCAGTTGCCCGTCCGGTTGCCGGAAGATGTCTCTTTCGAGCCGGGGACGGTATCGCCCTTGGCTACCAATGAGGATTTCGTCCAAACCACTTGCCCGAAGTGCGGAGGACCCGGCCGGAGAGAAACGGACACCATGGACACCTTTATGTGTTCATCATGGTACTATTTTCGCTACACCAGCCCAAAGGAAACCGCTCGCCCCTTCGATCCCGAAGCGGTTCGCAAATGGTTGCCGGTGGACGATTATATCGGCGGCATTGAGCACGCGGTGTTGCACCTCCTTTACTCGCGATTTTTCACCAAAGTCCTTCAAGACGCCGGGTGGGTCGATTTTTCCGAGCCATTCCGCCATCTTTTAACTCAGGGGATGGTGATCAAGGAAGGGGCGAAGATGTCCAAATCCAAGGGCAATGTGGTGTCTCCGGATGACATCATCAACCGGTATGGCGCCGACACGGCCCGGTTGTTTATCCTGTTCGCCGCCCCGCCCGACCGGGACCTGGAGTGGAGTGACCAAGGCGTGGAAGGTAGCCACCGGTTTCTCCATCGGGTCTGGCGACTCGTAAACCAGAATCGAGAGGTGTTTCATGCTCCGGCCGGAGACCAGATGGCGCCCGCTGCCAGGGAATTGCGCCGCAAGACCCACGCCACGATCAAAAAGGTGACCGAAGACTTCGCGGAACGGTACACGTTTAACACCGGGATCAGCGCCATCATGGAGTTGGTAAACGCCATCTACGCCTACCCGGCGGAGGCGGATCCCTTCACCAAGGCGGCGGCCATCCGGACCGTGTTGCTCCTGCTCGCCCCAGCCGCACCCCATATCTGCGAAGAGTTGTGGAGCCAGATTGGAGGAACGGGAAGTGTGCACCAACAGCCGTGGCCGACCTATGATCCTGCGGAACTGGTGACCGATGAAGTGGAGTATGCGGTGCAGGTCAACGGTAAGGTCAGAGATCATATCGTCGTCTCAGCTTCGGCGGGGGAGGAAGAAGTCCGCCAGACAGCTTTGGGTGCGGAAAAAATCCAGGAATGGACAGGTGGAAAACGAGTGGTCAAGGTGATCGTTGTCCCCAAGAAATTGGTCAATATTGTGGTGAAAGGGTAA